From the genome of Naumovozyma castellii chromosome 7, complete genome:
TTTGAAGGGGTCACTATGCCCAGTATGAAGAGACAGCCATTTTATTATCATGAATACCCCTCTAATTCACAATTATGCTCAAGTAAGAACCCAAAGAGACAGaaatcaatgaatgaaatGTTTAAGATGGCTCAGGGTGGAAAAATTGTGAGGGTGGATTACCCTAGTAGACCAATGGTGGATAATGAAGCTATGATAATGACAAAGAAACAGCCCCTTTGGAGGAAAAAATGgagagaaagaaagaaaattataGAAGCTAGAAGGAAATGTGACGGAGATTCAGTTTTCAAATATAGGTTTATCTTGTTTCCGCATGAGgaaaaacaaaaggaaGGGAAAGGCTCAGGAGGTACTCTTAAAAAAAGGTATATGGGCCTCAGTAATAATTCATCGCATTCTAGTTCAAAAACAGATGTTAAACTAAAAGAACAGAAAAGACAAAAGGAAgttatcaatttgaaaattggtGATACGAACTTACCAAGGACAATAGTGTGTCATATAAGTGGGAGAAGACACACTTGGGTAGCCTTAGATTGGCTTTTTAAAGAACTAGTTCAAGACACAGATCATGTAGTAATCTTAGCAAATTTGCCGAGAATGGTATGTCGTTCAAAAGTTGCCCCAGatacaaaaaaaattattcaagatgAACCTAAACTATTAGAGGAAGAATGGACTTCAGGTTATTCAGAAAACTTGGTGGCCAGTAGAATTGCAAGAATTCTTGAATACATCTCATTAATTTTACCCGTGGATAAATCAATAAAGATAACTGTGGAAATTGCCATAGGAAAGACTAAAAAAGTTTTAATAGATgcaattaatatttatacaccaaatttatttgtatttggAACTTTGAAGTGGTCCAAAACggaaaatttaatatcttataaatcaaatatattaatggaCACTTTTTGTGttcattatccaattcCAACTTTTATCGTTCCTGCAAGAAGAATgtccaaatttgaattatccTTACAGGAGCAGTTCGCTAATTGCGAACAACAAAAgtctttcaaaaaaaacAATCATGTTGATaaagtaaataaaaatcAACAATCCATCATGTTGGCTGTTCAATCACAGGATTCATTAACAGCGGGCTACGAATCAAGTACAGAAACTGACTCCCTGGATAGTGTTGAAAAGACGAGTGACGATAAAGATGATAACGAAAGTGTGGATACATTACGATCATATTCTAATCAAACTGGAACTAGGGCAAATTTATGTAATATTGCCAGGGATTATCGACACTCAATGttaaaagaattaaatacATTGGAAgcaaataaaaagaaattgacAAATCAAGAAAGGCAACTGGGAAAATTGGATATTATAATTAAAGCATCCATTAGATTAGTATTGAAAACTGATGAAATAGATGAGCAAAGCATTGCaactaataataaagattatatgaatttgaaaaccaCAATCACAGGTGGTAAATCACGCTCACAGTCAAGACCAAGGTCAATGCTTGATGTAAATGGTTATGATCCTCGAGCTGAAACAAAACAGTCAGAACTTGGTGCAACTTTGTATCAAAGTAGAGGCAGTTCGCAAATTAGATTCGCAGGTAATGTTAATCCAAAGGATGGTAAAAGTGCATTAGGAACTATAAAGAAACCACAATCAGGTGGCGCTTCCATTCCCTCTTCTAAGTATATTTCCGATTATAGTTATAATGATGTTATACCATTGCGTAAAATCAAAAGTACAGGTGGTCTTCATCCAAGAAAATCATCTGAATCTACCCGAAGTACTGCCTCTTCAAAATCTGTTGGGGAGAAGACCAAACCAAAATCAGGTGGATTCTTATCTCTTTTCAAAGGTAGTAATAATAGTAGTAAAAGTGATAGGTCAAGTAGAAGGGGAAGCACAAGTAGTAGCAATGGTGACAAGGATTCCAAAGGGTCTTCAAGACGAGTAAGTAGATTATTTGGGATTGGAAAGGGTTAGATTGTATATATTGAACTTAActtaaatataaataaaaaaaaatttaccTCCGttttttataattattGAATTGTATTTACGTCTTATCGAAGCATAGCatgatgatattatataattatttaCAGGCACCGAgttcaattaatgaaaatacaaaacaaataatCAAAGATGAATCATTGGGGGTATCTAAGCATCATTGATCTTAGCTAAAATCTCAGAGTCTCTAAACAACACGACTTCATCGTCACCACTTAATTTGATAGCGGATCCACCATATTGTGGGATCAAGACTTGATCACCAATCTTGACTTGTGGAACCACCTTGTTACCATTTGCGTCAGTAAAACCTGGACCAACGGCTAGCACCTTTGCTTGGTTTAATTTTTCGACATTCTTTTCAGGTAATAGGATACCGGAGGCAGTCTTGGCTTCAGCCTTGACTCTTTGCACTAGAACACGATCCATCAAAGGGACAATAGATCTTGCAGATTTCAATATGGTAGCCatgtttctttttttgtttgtGAGTGTGGTTAACAATTAAGTATCGAGGTGATGAATGCAAATGAAATAAACTTGCAATCTAACAGATCTACTCTCAAGGGATTAATGAACTTCCAGCTCGGATTCGTTGATTGTCCGTTAGCAATTAGTCAATTTTCCAGAAATTTCCATCGGTCAGGCGGGTAACGCATGACTTTGAACTAGGTACGTATTTGTATAATTAAATGCTTGGAACAGCTATGGAGTAATAACTCAATTTACCTAGGGAAGCCTActatttgataaatataGTTAATTTCctatttgaaaagttgGAATCTTTCGTAAGCAACTTGTCAATGTTGAAATTCATGTTGAGCGACGCACCGAAACATTTATCCCCTTTAAGAAATTACAGTTAACAGACGTAAAAACCCCTTTGAAGGAAGTGAGATAATAGTTGTCAACACACCTATTATACCAAGCATGTCTCAAGGTTATAAGATCCTCGGTCGAACAGTTAAGCCTCATATCCTAGCTGTCGCAACAGTCGCAACTAGTGCAGGGGTGGTTGCTTATTTTAGTAGGAAATCACCAGAACCTTCTAAACCAGTAGAAAGTGCGGGACCTACAAGCAGTGGCAAGAGCATCAATGATGAGTTTAATATTGAGGAAGCGTTAAACGATTATTTGAAGGAGGATGGTgacaaaatattaaaaaaatagcGTATAAGGGCAActttaaaaatattcatatattcaaaaaaaaaaagaaaaaaaaaaaacgTCAACTTTTCTAACACCTTCATTAACTTAATTAGATAACCATCTAAATGCCATATTGTTTCTCGACCTTACATGTAAAAAATGTATCTCCGCGACGGGGAATTGAACCCCGATCTGGCACGCGACAAGCGCCCATTCTAACCATTAAACTATCACGGATTGATGCAAAACATGTAATCTGTCAGTAGTCTGTCAGAACGAGTAGTATAGGTCCGAGAGAAAAAATGGCTTATTAAGTTTGCTGTCGTTAATGCTTGCAATAACGGAGCACTACTCCCGATCATCAGGAGAAGCCCAGGGtctattttcattttcaatgtcaAGATATAAAAAAGTTacttgtaaatatttaattgtCTTTGTCCAAGATTCAGATGAGAATCTCGGTCTATAAGTAATTATATAATTatgataatatttataaaattaattttcttatatttAGTTATGCCATTTATAATGCCTCTAACCATTCTAGTCATTATGGTTATTACTACGAAGTTTCGATTTTGCCCTCAAATTATAATGCTTTGATCTCTTTTCTGATATTGgtatttcaatttcaccaAGGTCGGTCTTGGTAATTCTTGGTTTCCTATCAATACTTTTTAGAAGTAGATCATCTGGCTCCTCATCTTCTAATTTCCGTTTCTTCACTTGCCTCCTTCTCATAGCAATAGAAATCACAGGTGGAGAGGGTGGTTCTGATTCTTTAGGTATGCTTTGAGTCAAGTTCTCGATAGACATATTCGTTTCTGAAGGCAAGCTTGTAATGGGTGCAGGAATATATGCCCTTTCATCCCccttatttgaaataaatgattcTTTTCCTGCTTTATTCTCGTCGTTATTGTCATCACCATTTCtccttcctcttcttcttcttcttcttcttcttcttcttcttcggGAGTCTGTTTTAAAATGACTTCCAGATCCTTTGGAGCATCATTCACCATATTTATCAATTCGTCAAAATCATTCTTTggataaatattttctaaatgAGTCGTTAATCT
Proteins encoded in this window:
- the NCAS0G00850 gene encoding uncharacterized protein (ancestral locus Anc_5.609), with protein sequence MAKDQQEEALRSIYRHIYLPNSKDPVGKPVHLWEPCVSFNTVPSSSSEKEYPDLDFEGVTMPSMKRQPFYYHEYPSNSQLCSSKNPKRQKSMNEMFKMAQGGKIVRVDYPSRPMVDNEAMIMTKKQPLWRKKWRERKKIIEARRKCDGDSVFKYRFILFPHEEKQKEGKGSGGTLKKRYMGLSNNSSHSSSKTDVKLKEQKRQKEVINLKIGDTNLPRTIVCHISGRRHTWVALDWLFKELVQDTDHVVILANLPRMVCRSKVAPDTKKIIQDEPKLLEEEWTSGYSENLVASRIARILEYISLILPVDKSIKITVEIAIGKTKKVLIDAINIYTPNLFVFGTLKWSKTENLISYKSNILMDTFCVHYPIPTFIVPARRMSKFELSLQEQFANCEQQKSFKKNNHVDKVNKNQQSIMLAVQSQDSLTAGYESSTETDSLDSVEKTSDDKDDNESVDTLRSYSNQTGTRANLCNIARDYRHSMLKELNTLEANKKKLTNQERQLGKLDIIIKASIRLVLKTDEIDEQSIATNNKDYMNLKTTITGGKSRSQSRPRSMLDVNGYDPRAETKQSELGATLYQSRGSSQIRFAGNVNPKDGKSALGTIKKPQSGGASIPSSKYISDYSYNDVIPLRKIKSTGGLHPRKSSESTRSTASSKSVGEKTKPKSGGFLSLFKGSNNSSKSDRSSRRGSTSSSNGDKDSKGSSRRVSRLFGIGKG
- the HSP10 gene encoding Hsp10p (ancestral locus Anc_5.607) — its product is MATILKSARSIVPLMDRVLVQRVKAEAKTASGILLPEKNVEKLNQAKVLAVGPGFTDANGNKVVPQVKIGDQVLIPQYGGSAIKLSGDDEVVLFRDSEILAKINDA
- the MCO10 gene encoding Mco10p (ancestral locus Anc_5.606); translated protein: MSQGYKILGRTVKPHILAVATVATSAGVVAYFSRKSPEPSKPVESAGPTSSGKSINDEFNIEEALNDYLKEDGDKILKK